Proteins from one Penicillium digitatum chromosome 2, complete sequence genomic window:
- a CDS encoding NACHT nucleoside triphosphatase, with protein sequence MQSMYGLTAMVGLALVTTVAAAPRPVTTVQPNTNVLSAPLQLTAWEKPNCTGDSAFTQFTNSVLTRNISNALVSRSFKLSRALVDPEQLDISVTRNFATWYSNKDQLSYKSSSCTDFWQTYYAVNGSAACHNMPPFTCHRLWNNPGLPTQ encoded by the exons ATGCAATCTATGTACGGTCTCACAGCAATGGTTGGGTTGGCCCTGGTCACCACTGTAGCCGCTGCGCCCAGACCTGTCACCACTGTCCAGCCTAACACCAAC GTGCTTTCCGCTCCGCTCCAGCTCACCGCTTGGGAAAAGCCCAACTGTACTGGAGATTCTGCTTTCACGCAATTCACCAACTCGGTTCTAACGCGCAACATTTCCAATGCACTGGTTTCTCGCAGTTTTAAACTCAGCCGTGCCTTGGTGGATCCGGAGCAGTTGGACATCTCAGTGACCAGGAACTTCGCCACTTGGTActccaacaaagatcaaTTGTCGTATAAAAGCTCTTCCTGTACCGACTTTTGGCAGACTTACTACGCTGTGAATGGCAGCGCAGCATGCCATAACATGCCTCCATTCACTTGTCACCGTTTGTGGAATAACCCAGGACTACCTACCcagtaa
- a CDS encoding WW/Rsp5/WWP translates to MTVFSRSRPDSQQTMTGLDDEEYAQKGLVEPRYMGTLADRRDMNALGRVQVLRRNFRFVSIVGFGCTLICTWEVILTLLAAGLTDGGTAGLIWGFTGVSIGFTLVYASIAEMASMAPTAGGQYHWVSEFAPKRGQKYLSYITGWLSAMGWQCAIVSIAYLAGTIIQGLIVLNQPDYGFQRWHGTMLVIAISAFSILFNTFLAKNLPFVEGLILIIHVVGLFAIIIPLWVLAPRNNAQAVFTTFNNGGGWASPGTATLVGLYTTITSMLGYDCSVHMSEEIKDASETLPKVMMTSVAINGVLGFIMLVTLCFTLGEVNAVLGTPTRFPFIKIFYNTTGSFAATNAMTAVLVVTLTASTITEVATASRQLWSFARDEGLPFSPFFAYVTPGWNIPLNSVMVSLILTVLLSMINIGSEVALNAVISLTITSLLSAYIISIGCVFLKRVRGEPLPSHRWSLGKFGMAVNIGALAFLCPVYVFAFFPLTTEVAVETMNWSVAMYVGIVGSATFYYLVRGKNHFISPVALVQRNENS, encoded by the exons ATGACGGTCTTCAGCAGGTCTAGACCTGACTCACAGCAGACGATGACTGGCCTTGACGACGAGGAGTATGCGCAAAAAGGCCTTGTAGAGCCTCGGTATATGGGCACTCTGGCGGATCGGCGTGATATGAACGCTCTTGGCCGAGTGCAGGTTTTGCGA AGAAACTTTCGGTTTGTCTCTATTGTTGGATTTGGATGCACTTTGATCTGCACGTGGGAAGTTATCTTGAC ATTGCTGGCGGCTGGTTTGACGGATGGTGGTACAGCGGGCTTGATATGGGGGTTCACTGGCGTCTCAATCGGGTTTACCCTTGTCTATGCCAGTATTGCTGAGATGGCCTCGAT GGCCCCTACTGCTGGTGGACAGTATCATTGGGTGTCGGAATTCGCACCAAAGAGAGGACAGAAGTATCTCAGCTATATCACAG GATGGCTTTCTGCAATGGGGTGGCAATGCGCCATTGTGTCCATCGCCTACCTCGCTGGCACAATCATTCAAGGTTTGATCGTCTTGAACCAGCCAGATTATGGCTTCCAGCGATGGCATGGAACCATGCTAGTAATAGCTATCTCGGCATTCTCAATCTTATTCAACACCTTCCTAGCCAAGAACCTTCCCTTTGTGGAAGGTCTGATTTTGATCATTCATGTTGTTGGCCTGTTCGCCATTATCATCCCGTTGTGGGTACTTGCACCACGCAACAATGCGCAAGCAGTCTTCACCACGTTCAACAACGGGGGCGGTTGGGCTAGCCCTGGGACGGCAACACTAGTCGGCTTATATACTACCATAACATCCATGCTTGGTTATGATTGCTCGGTTCATATGT CCGAAGAAATCAAAGACGCATCAGAGACTCTCCCAAAGGTGATGATGACTTCCGTCGCCATCAACGGCGTGTTGGGATTTATCATGCTGGTCACGCTATGCTTCACACTAGGCGAGGTCAACGCAGTCCTTGGCACGCCAACGAGATTCCCGTTTATTAAGATCTTCTACAACACTACTGGCAGCTTTGCCGCGACAAACGCCATGACGGCAGTGCTGGTGGTAACACTCACTGCCAGCACAATCACCGAAGTTGCAACGGCATCGCGCCAGCTCTGGTCGTTTGCCCGGGACGAAGGGCTGCCCTTTTCGCCCTTTTTTGCATAT GTCACGCCAGGCTGGAACATTCCACTCAATTCCGTGATGGTGTCTCTGATCCTCACTGTGCTGTTGTCGATGATAAACATCGGATCGGAGGTTGCTCTGAATGCTGTCATTTCCCTCACCATTACATCCCTGTTGTCCGCGTATATCATCTCGATCGGTTGCGTATTCTTAAAACGGGTTCGGGGCGAGCCGCTCCCATCCCACCGGTGGTCTCTTGGAAAATTTGGCATGGCCGTGAATATTGGGGCATTGGCGTTCCTCTGTCCAGTTTATGTCTTTGCATTCTTTCCCCTGACGACGGAAGTAGCAGTTGAAACGATGAACTGGAGCGTGGCGATGTATGTTGGTATTGTTGGATCTGCGACGTTTTATTATTTGGTTCGGGGGAAAAATCATTTTATCTCGCCTGTGGCTTTGGTTCAGAGGAATGAAAATAGTTGA
- a CDS encoding Oxidoreductase FAD/NAD(P)-binding, producing MVHAVQSIMPSATFASTGSRPRRGTYQEIPVSSTSHPDNPIPEEPRGVRSLSITDTQFNVISSGSSQSTISSGLNSPSTPLTPSTEVQSEEENGAEKVDGGRQRRRASTVLISQNADDLQRVLENVGTAGTQKLQTLCCGGGCCRGQALRPVDGPILGFNSIIAPVGNKAFDSLKLNLDLLTMNSELSNIAPLPEKTVSFKPTPASAADMTFGPADHPPEFVQPHPPYQVYRAPLFHARELTGPGAEKRTYHFDIDVTNYPAESGMVDFVVGGAIGVCPKNKDSEVEEVLNLLGIPKSMRDKKILMRTTKGRWPTIWGDDKPRELITTRREVLSWCSDIQSYAPTKPLFRLLAEYTSEPNEKKILEYLSSAQGQGAFCDLRTSSFVSLTQLLTAFASSQPPLDHLLSVLNTLMPRFYSLSQDPQISCRYKGTECRRLIEVAVTVAESDDWRGGSRTGVSSGYLESLARRAIAAEASGEKLDLHVPMFRGLMANPLATRFASDGPMLLIGAGVGIAPFRGFVQRRLQSANCANKVWVLQGVRDSLLDELYSGEWGVHEGKVRTVVQSRRGESRYVQEEVRHQADLVWFVINSLDGRVFVCGSGKGMGEGVEAALIEVAMAKGNLNAQEANMFWQRKKEAGQYIAETW from the exons ATGG TTCACGCCGTTCAATCCATCATGCCGTCGGCGACTTTCGCTTCGACGGGGTCCCGCCCCCGCAGAGGCACTTATCAAGAAATCCCGGTGTCCTCGACCTCCCACCCCGATAACCCAATTCCGGAAGAGCCTCGTGGTGTGCGTTCGCTCTCAATCACCGACACCCAGTTCAATGTCATATCCTCGGGCTCCTCCCAGAGCACTATATCGAGCGGCTTGAATTCTCCCAGTACCCCTCTGACGCCATCCACCGAGGTCCAATCCGAGGAAGAGAATGGAGCGGAAAAGGTCGACGGTGGTCGGCAACGGCGACGAGCATCAACTGTCCTGATTTCACAGAATGCGGATGATTTGCAAAGGGTTTTGGAGAATGTGGGCACAGCAGGCACCCAGAAGCTTCAAACTCTCTGTTGCGGTGGGGGTTGTTGCCGGGGACAGGCATTGCGCCCTGTCGATGGACCGATTTTAGGCTTCAATTCAATTATTGCACCCGTCGGCAACAAGGCTTTCGATAGCCTTAAGTTAAACCTTGATCTCCTCACCATGAACAGCGAACTTTCCAACATTGCCCCTCTCCCAGAGAAGACCGTTTCGTTCAAGcccacccccgcatcggcGGCCGATATGACCTTTGGCCCTGCAGACCACCCACCGGAATTCGTGCAGCCGCACCCACCTTACCAGGTCTACCGTGCGCCTCTGTTCCATGCCCGTGAGTTGACAGGGCCCGGTGCCGAGAAGCGTACCTACCACTTTGATATCGACGTCACCAACTACCCTGCCGAAAGCGGGATGGTTGACTTCGTAGTCGGTGGTGCAATCGGCGTATGTCCCAAAAACAAGGACTCCGAAGTCGAAGAGGTCCTCAACCTCCTAGGTATACCAAAGTCCATGCGTGACAAGAAAATTCTCATGCGCACAACTAAAGGCCGCTGGCCGACAATCTGGGGCGACGACAAGCCCCGCGAACTCATCACTACCCGCCGCGAAGTCCTCAGCTGGTGCTCTGACATCCAGAGTTACGCCCCAACAAAGCCACTCTTCCGCCTCCTCGCCGAGTACACAAGCGAGCCAAATGAGAAGAAAATCCTCGAATACCTCTCCTCagcccaaggccaaggcgCCTTCTGTGACCTACGCACAAGCTCCTTCGTCTCCCTCACGCAACTCCTAACCGCCTTCGCAAGCTCTCAACCACCCCTTGACCACCTCCTCTCTGTCCTCAACACCCTCATGCCCCGTTTCTACTCCCTCTCCCAAGATCCCCAAATTTCTTGCCGATACAAAGGCACTGAATGCCGACGCTTAATCGAGGTCGCGGTCACAGTCGCCGAATCCGATGACTGGCGCGGCGGGTCCCGCACAGGCGTTAGCTCCGGGTACCTGGAGTCCCTCGCGCGGCGAGCGATTGCGGCGGAAGCTTCCGGCGAGAAACTCGATCTCCACGTACCCATGTTCCGAGGACTGATGGCGAACCCGCTCGCGACGCGCTTTGCCTCTGACGGCCCGATGCTGCTCATCGGCGCTGGAGTTGGCATCGCGCCTTTCCGTGGCTTTGTGCAACGCCGTCTCCAGTCGGCCAACTGCGCCAACAAGGTATGGGTGCTGCAAGGTGTGCGCGACTCGCTGCTCGACGAGCTTTATTCGGGCGAGTGGGGCGTGCATGAGGGTAAGGTGCGCACTGTTGTGCAAAGCCGTAGGGGCGAAAGTCGCTATGTGCAGGAAGAGGTTAGACATCAGGCTGATCTTGTTTGGTTTGTTATCAACTCTCTTGATGGTCGTGTCTTTGTTTGTGGCTCAGGTAAGGGTATGGGTGAGGGTGTTGAGGCTGCTCTAATTGAGGTTGCTATGGCAAAGGGTAATCTCAATGCCCAGGAGGCCAACATGTTCTGGCAGCGGAAGAAGGAGGCTGGACAGTATATTGCT GAAACTTGGTGA
- a CDS encoding TonB box, conserved site encodes MRFTWFLTSALAAIVTAEESTIINYFGGGMQWAHEIQLHPWTSTAASVAGINAIATTYEIKCLSDAPKSDCEIATPWTMIQGPKTYSLTGVYTVSGSGTVNAVTGTQKFDCTFAKATESPSCSFSAKATGTTAGVSYSTSTSTSTKNLPTKSYTSYGIDVTGGLASFTASQATHTPNGGAAMVTAAPMGAVAVVAIAAML; translated from the coding sequence ATGCGTTTCACTTGGTTTCTTACCTCGGCACTAGCCGCCATCGTCACCGCGGAAGAATCAACCATAATCAACTATTTCGGCGGTGGAATGCAATGGGCTCATGAAATTCAACTCCACCCATGGACTAGCACAGCTGCCAGCGTAGCTGGGATCAATGCCATTGCCACAACCTACGAAATCAAATGCCTGAGCGATGCGCCCAAGTCTGATTGCGAGATCGCTACGCCCTGGACCATGATCCAGGGCCCCAAAACATACAGCCTCACGGGTGTGTATACCGTGTCGGGATCAGGAACGGTCAATGCTGTGACTGGAACCCAAAAATTTGATTGCACGTTTGCCAAGGCCACCGAGTCTCCTTCCTGTTCGTTCAGCGCAAAGGCCACCGGCACCACTGCAGGTGTTTCGtactctacctccacttccacCTCCACCAAAAACCTGCCGACCAAGTCCTACACCTCCTACGGAATCGATGTCACAGGGGGACTAGCTTCTTTCACTGCCAGTCAAGCAACTCATACTCCCAATGGAGGAGCTGCCATGGTTACTGCTGCGCCAATGGGGGCGGTTGCTGTCGTGGCGATTGCTGCTATGCTCTAG